One Rhinolophus ferrumequinum isolate MPI-CBG mRhiFer1 chromosome X, mRhiFer1_v1.p, whole genome shotgun sequence genomic window, TgcaagccataaaaaagaaagctcAACAACATCCTTTTGGTGGTGATCAGGTGAAAGATAGTATGAGAAAGCACTAGAGGGGCCACGGGACATAAAAAAGTTGAGCAATATTGCAGTAGACGCTCTTTACGACAGGTAATACCTTGGAGGAACGGAAGCAAGGTCTAAATAAGATCttgttttatttgaagaaaccagCCTAGGAATTGTTGGGAAGAAGCTTTCAAAACTCTTTTctaagatgaaaatattctaattgAATGCTTCCcttgagggatttttttaaatagttgaagcCTACCCCAGTAAGAACTGAGATTTTTtgaaacatacatatttttgatggaatctttccaaaatatattctataagTCCCTGCCTTCTTAAACAGATGATACAGAgcatattttgccttttccttaaTGGCTTAACTAATTATAAACATCACTTATTATCCTTTATAGGCAGCTGTAGTGCAGTGATGGCCTCAGGGTGGGGGAGGCATGCCAGAGCCTGCATCCCAGTGATAAATGGCCCAGATTTTTGGGGTTTTATTATTCTTGTGAGTTCTTTTTTGGCTCTTGTGTTTCTCTGAGCAGTCAGCTGCCTATTTTTGCTAGTGTATATCTTACTGAAACAACCCTCTTCTACTGTTTAGTTACCTGTTTTTCTTCTGTCATGGGTTGGGAAACCAGATAAATAGCCTCATTAGAAATCATGTGCAAATTTGGAGGTAGGGAAAATACCTGTAAAGTATATTCATTTTCAAGGACAGAATTTTTAATCTTTCAcggggcttttaaaaaaatgtctgggTTCTAAGTAGTTAAGGTTGCTCCATGCCTGATGATTAGGTAAGTGGGTATTATCATTAATGTGATGGTCAAAGATTCATGACATATGTCAGTCATGCAGACTCTTGATTTTAACAATAAATGAGGCTTTTGGGTTTTAGTAGACTACTGGCTTATGACTAGCATTAATGTTTATCTTGTCCTTATAATAGTGGAAGAACCCAAAGGCAACTTTTGGATTATGGGGAAAAAGGGAGGTTGAAGAGCTTGCCATTTGAAAGGtaaatggttttgtttctttctctctcatgttGATTTTAAGTTGAATTTAGAGATTTATATGTATCCTGTATTCACAGGATATATGTATCCTGTATTCACATAAAGaccatttcaatttcttctccaTTTGGGAATTTCAGGAAACATTACCCATCTCAGTACCGTGAACGACAATGCAGGTCCTCACCAGACCTCCTCTCTGATGTGTCGAAACAAGTAAGGTTTCtgaaaatgcctttttctttagCTAAGAGTAATGTGTCATTTCAAATGCTTACAAGAATTGATTCTGCCAGAATCACCCAGTGTGTGAAAAGGTTACTAAGTTCAAGTAGGTTAGCCTCCCGGGGAGGTCTATCAGCTTAATTTTTCCAGCCAATAGAAGACCATTTAGTGTACTACCACTGGTACGTACCTTATAGACTGGAAGGATCTGGCACATCTTTAAATTGCAACCTgtaatggtaacatcttgcaaaatgCATAGCCAAATGAATTTCTATGgctttgtatttctaaaaataaaagctgtttttTTACCTATAAAAATCTTATGGCTCAGAAGTTATAAGATGTTGGGTTAAGGTTTTAAAGTACTTttgctatataatttttttttttgctgtataaTTTTGTAACTTAATTTAAGAACAAAGTGCTATTCTCCTGGATTTGTAAAATGATGGCTTCATTTAAGTTTTATAGTATGAACCATGTTAGTTATTTTTTGCTCtcaccaaaaataaattaattataggGTTCATAAACTCATGTCTTCATTCAAGTCACAGGCAGTTTTTATCTGAAAGACATCACAGAAGTATAATGATGGAAAGTACCATCTAATATATGTTCCTCTCATGTCATTTATAGCCCTCCTCCCtaccattttacagaaaataggGAGGAGGCTGGAGCGGGGAAGTTAGGAGACTTGTtttaggtcacacagcaagtcaaaggcagagccaggaccagaaGTCAGAACTCCTGGCTCACTGATATAGCTAGTAAACCATACTGCTTGAAGTACATTGCTGGCTGAAGTATAGAGAATTCAGAGGCTGGGAGTGGGATGGTATTGAGAAAGGATAGTGTCATGTGTATTTTTTGGACATCGATTGGGATATGGTGCAAGTTATTACcctttctgtatatatttattaagcatagAATAGAACATGGATTGAAATATCTTTGTGAAAAACCACCTTCACAAAACTCAAGACTAATTTAGATCCCTGACCCCACCTCAACCAAAtagcttttttccttctttcactaaCATGTCCTTTCTCTCAAGGTGGAAGAATTGAGACTAGCATACGGCACTGGGTACTACCGAAATGTGAATGGAGTGCACGCATCTGAACCTGTGCTAGACAGTAGGACGAGAAACTCGGCAGTGGTGATGATGTTTACAGCTGAGCTGGAGCATTCCAAACCAGAGGCAGATCCCACATCTTTATATCAGTCCCAAAGCAgttcctctttcccttttatttatacTGACCCTGTCTTTAACACTGACCCTGATCCTGACACTGATCCCAGAGATTACATTGAGGCAAGGAGTCCTCTAAGCTCCTTCCAAACAAGCTGTAAGTTTGCTGACAATCACATGGGCACATCTTCTGGCCTTACAAGCAAAGTGAGTCCAGCAAGGCGGTTGGCATACACAGATGTGccctatattccctgtactggtCAGCAGGTTGATATTATGCCTCCCCACGTCTTTTTTTATGTGGACAAACCACCCCAGGTGCCCAGACAGTCTCCAATCATgtcagaagaaagggaaaggccAGACAACTCTCTAGAGACCACTGCTGTGAAGCCTGCCAAAAGAAGCCCTAGGAATATCAGAATGAAGAGCTTTCAGCAAGACTTTCAAGAACTCCAAGAAGCTATGGCCAGGACTAGTGATAGGAGCAACATCAATGAAGATCTAGAAGAAGACCCTAATTTAGGAGATGCATTTGCACATAACATTCAAGAGCAAACCCCTAAACGGTCCCAGAGCCAATCAGACATGAAAACTATCCGTTTTCCTTTTGGGTCAGAATTTAGACCTTTAGGGCCTTGTCCTGCTCTGAGTCATAAAGGTGACctatttacatatatgtttgcAGAGCAGGAGTTTTCAGCAGTTCTAATGGATCAGGGAGCAGCAGAAAAGCATGTAGCTAGTGAATCCAGTGATTCTGATTCAGAGATTCTTAAACCAGACTATTACTCTTTGTATGGCAAAGGAATGAGATCACCTATGGCCAGAATCCGCTTGTCTTCTGGTAGTCTACAGCTAGATGAACAAgatgaaaatgtttctttcaatatACCAACTGCTGAAGATAGGACTTTGCTAAAACCATGTAATTACTTTTTAGCTTCAGAGTGAACATTTCTGGGCCAGTTCTGCTACCAACCTAGGTAAAAAGAAGGAACCTTCTGCATAAACCATTTTCTTAGTTCCTATTCATTGGTTAAGGGAATCTTCAAAGTTGAAGCACCTAGCTTATTAAAGATCCAACTGTTGCCTTGTTCCTCAAGCTCCGCTCCTCTATTCCCTCTGAAGAGACTCTGGAACATGCCCTCTCCTCACCAGCACTGTGGCAGGGTGAGGTGGGTGCTTCTCATCTTGATTATACATTTCCCCATAGAGATAATATAAATGAAGGTTGGATTCCTTTAACAAGGAAGAATGGTGAAAGCATGGGTTGGCATATAGAATTGGCTTCTGATGTCATTTAGTAATTTAGTAGATCGTGACTGTGTTGGTCATTTTGTTCTTAAACAATACTATGACTAAAGATTTCAGTCCTCATTATCTGTGGGGAGCCCAGTAAACACGGTCCTATTATATGTTAAGGACTTCAATTTTTATAACATATGTTAGGGGGAGCACAGGCCTCTTAAAAGTCAGGAACAAGATGGTGGCACAATTCTCTCAACAgaacacaaaattataatttatctaGGATTTGGCAGAATTCTAAACCATAGAAATTCATGAATTAATCAATTTCTAAAGTCAGATATATCCCTGCTGAGGATACTATAATGTTTGAGTTCTTCTCTATTCTTAACTATCTATTGTATGTAGTGAAAGACAAAAGCTAACATGTTGGTTTGTTTATCTAACctgcaagtattttttttttttgctatatctTGCATGCATGTAGGCAAGGAAATGAGATGAATAGTATTTTAATAAAGGGTGATGgaaatccatttatttaaaaaataagttgtaaGTATgatcttccttttgttttaatcagTTTCAGAAATAATTGGTTCTAGCCTGTTACTAAGGGAAGGGACAgttagagaacaaagaaaaggagggaggcaggtgagAAGTGGTAGAATTGGGGtagctgaaaagaaaaagatagtacTAAAAACAGAATGAGTTAATGAACCAAATTCTATTCTTGATCCATTCAGaatttctctattatttcccCTGGAAGGTATAgcattctatttaaaaatgtctttttattgattttaacgTTAAGTATAACATATTTACAAGATAAAGTTAGGTACTAACTTCAAAGAAATGGCACAATGTATAAGCAagccatatatgtgtgtgtgtgtgtgtgtgtgtgtgtgtgtgtgtgtgacttaatggagaaaagatggaTGGAATAATTTCCTTACTCTCCTAGTCTTTACATTGGAAAAATCCCTTTTAATATACCTCCCTCTGTCCCTTTCCCACATTCTAGCACTTCCTTTCCTGCTCCTGGACTCATATCCAGTAACTCACAAGTCCAGAACAGCTATTTAATAATAAGAATATATTGAAGCCCAATCATCTATATATTAATCTTATAGATCCTCAAAGCTATATTAAGTTCATCTTTGAcctttttttctaggaaaaactCAAATTCATTTAGGCTTATATGCTGTTTCTCATCTCACTTTCTGGAAGTCTTTGTAAAATCTGTTTCCCCAGAGAACTACAGGATTCAAATCTTTATAAGATTTCCTAATAAAACTATAATCAGGGTGAATATATAATTGATTGTCAAATCTAGGACATTTTTGAGTGAACGAAGACTCAATAATTTTGTCAGGACAGGAGGCAGAAATCAGGACACATGTTTACTATAGCTATAATCTATgcttaataaaatatgaagaatatcTTTTAGTTTCCAATGGAAACATTGGTGTTAAAATTCCAACAATAAATTAAAGGGCAAAggagaaataatttgaaaaaataccaCACCATACATTCCTCAAGGAAACAAACATTGAGGAccatagaatttaaatatttatttttaaccttttgtaCCCTCCAAACACTGGTGTATGCTTCACCTAGGAACAATTTACAGGACTAATAACTATAATGAATAAGCACTACAATTTCTATGTATGATGCAGTTGTGTTGTAAAGTTTCAAATAATCAATTTATAAATGTGttgcttttacaaaaatattcatttaattcataACATGAGTTGCAAAATTATTTCCTGACCTCTACAGATTATAAACTGTAATTAGTTTCAGTTACATAGCAGGTGAATTTTTTAACTGAACCATTACTTCAAAATACAATGTGTTAAAAGTAATTGTTACAGTATAGGCACCAATGAAAAGAATTTTCTTGGCATATGGCAGGACAACAACTTATTCAATTGTCTATATTATTACAAACAAAGAGGAGGTAATGGCCACTTTGGCTAAAAATTGCATTCTTTACTTGAAGACTATCTTCCTTCTAATATTTGGcaattattcagatttttaaaaaatgacttttgtgCAAAAACCAAATTGTGCAGTTCCAAACAATAAAGCACTGACTATCAAAACTAATATCAATGATTCTACTGggcttaaaagaaaaaggtattaCCCACATAACAGTACCataaatataactgaaaattaaCAGTACAGTCTAACTTACCTTTGTATGGACAGAAATCATCCTGTACTATGGTTATTTTCATTTGAACtagaaaatgcttatttaaataccctttcaaaaatgaaaaaatgatgcTTATGTATTGGATAATtatgaagaacaaaaatgtataaatagtTTATAGGACATTTTACTACCATGACAAAAATATCCTGGTGTAAGTTATATTCATACCCGTTGATCAGGTATTTAATCACATGATGATTAGCTTTCTTTAAGCTCCCCAAATCCAAGCATGTTATATGCTATTTGagttgaagattttaaaaatgaagcctgTCTAATTCCTACagtattaccaaaaaaaaaaaaaaaaatccttggctaattggtattgttttaaattctcaACCATATTAAATAAGGGTTAATTGCCTCTTctaaaagagaaagtaaatactGTACACCAAGAGGTACCTCTGTTGCTGCATACTGCCTATAAATACGTCAAACACAGGGCTCTCAAATGTGGTCGTCATCGAGCTGCCTGGAATATCATACCAAGTTGGTAGAAGGATCAATACTTTTCCAGGTTTCATTTCCAAGAGCttattaaaaacttctgttttaaGAAAGCATGACTTGTTTCAACCTCTCCACCAATAGTAATTTTTagaacatatttttgtttaaaaaatgctttatgaGGCTTGATGATTTATAAAAGTTGAATATTTAGGATGACTTTGAAAGACCTGTATGTTTCATCAGTGTACAGTTAACTAAAGATCAAAACATGTAAAGTATTCATCCTAGTAACTTAAGTAATAATGATACCTAAAAGCAAAACTGTATCTTAACCTTTACTAGAATACAGATGAAACTATAGTATTAAAAGTTATCCCTTacaaaataatctctttaaaatataaaatgataaacacCATCACAAAATAGTTGAATAGCTTCTTCCAAATCTTCAATGTTGCAAAGATCCAAAAGGCACATGGAGCTCATGAGTTAAGCATTGTTAAGCTTGAAGTAACTTTGGTGGGTTTCTCTGGGTCCATATGAAATAGAAGCCAGTAAGAAGTTTCTTAGGGGGATTCATCTGCTGAACAcctataaaattaagaaaaactttaattgaaatataactaTGCATGTTTATATTTCTCAGCTGTATGAACTCTGCAATGAAGGAACTGATTCAGCAAACTAAATCCTTTCTATTGAATCCAATCATGTAGACAGTAAAAATACAAAGaggtttaaaaatgtctttccaaTTGATTTGTTTGCAAATTGGAAGagagggaagttttccattaaaaTCTAAGGGATTTTAAGAGGGGCTTTAGTTTATGAGTACAAGTAGGCTTTATCAGATAGAAAGATCTATGAGCGTGTGTGCTTTTACAGGCTATATAGTTTGTTTCCACTTGATGCCAGTGGCGtcacaaatacaaagaaatgtaagGATGCACCAAGAAGCAATATATGAGTAATGGGATTAAGGCTAAATTAGTATTGCTTTATAACTTGCTTGAGTTAAGgagttttatgtatgtttgagTAAGCATAACaaagtcttgttttaaaaaagatatttttaaaattaaatgtaagaattTTATTGAATGTGAACAAAATTAAACCAACAATTAAAGAGAGTATAGAAACTAAAACATAAGGACCTTTTATAGTCTTCACTGAGATCCTCTACATAATATCctatctttaaatttgtttttatgggGGTTAAACTTATGAACTTTAGCACTGGAAACTATGTAAATAGTGGTGTGATGAGAGTAGTAGCAAAAATGAAAGCATTCCTAAATGGTGTTTACAAGGGCCCAAATAACAATATGCTCCATGACCTTTTGTCTATACTTCTagcagggtaaaaaaaaaaatagcaggcCATTTCATTCAGTGGAAAATTACTTTGTAATGCCTTAATGTAATAATTCCAAAAGCTAATGATGTTTATTATGGGCAACTGACAAAACAGTTTTCAAGCACACAACTATTGAGAAATGACTTTGttaagaataactgaaatgactGAATCAAAGTAATTATATTGGGTCATAAATTAATATCCAacagaaaatgtcaaaataatttttttttaaggaaggcgcagctcacagtggcccatgtggggatcgaaccggcaaccttggtgttattagcaccacgctgtaaccaactgagctaacagaccacccccctcaaaataatttttaaaaaatgacatttcaagcttacttttgaaatttttcaattaatttcttcACCATTTTATCTGTGATGCCAGGACAGGCGGCTTCAGCTACAGCAATACTTTTCTCAAGTTCTTCAATTGCCTGATTCCTGCTAGCATTATTTTCATCCTGCTGTTTAAGCTGAGAAAGATCAATAGCTATAACATGTAAAATTACTATACTTCTTAAAATACATGTCCAGTGCTGTTGAATCTGTACTTACTTCAGCAAATGCAGGTGTGATTATCATAGATAAACAGCTCAGGGTTTGCACAAGGTCTTGCTCCTTTGAACAAATTATATAGATcatatacatgaaattaaaataatcattcatAGTTTTCTTACTTATTCTATAGTAAATGTGCATTATTTGgaaccctccccccaaaagaTCCAATATAAGCAAGTCTCCATGCTTTCTTCTCATCACTAATTTCTATCCATCATCCAGAAGGTTTCTAACTTCAGGGTTACAATAAATATCCATGATTCCACTAGATTTATGTATCTCTAggttaaatgcatttaaaaataataccaatggTCACACAAATGACTTCTGTGACCCTTTTCTTAATTAGCTCAAAACTAATGGCAAATGAAGCATACTATAGACACAGTGAGGTAGACAGGAATTTAGGGTTATTACATTCCAACAATTTTGCCCATCAAAATCTCACTAAGTTTGAAGAAATCTGTCAAGAGGAAGTAATCATCTTTATGTACATACAGCCCCATTTTGCAGTTTCTTTGGATCAGGCTTCTTTCGCACGGTGGTAAAGCTCCATTCAGGATGAGTATTATTTTCCCTGCTAGTGGATTCCCTAAAAAGATTGCCAAAGATATTTCTGTAAGTTCCTAAATTATTAAGCTTGGTGAGAATACCAAATCAATGCCGTCAAACCCTGAAGAGAAAGCTGTcccaatgcacacacacaaaaaatgagtataaaaaaGTATTTGATCTCAGTTTCAGGTAGATACTACATTTTACTGAAGAGTAGCAGTGGTTCTAAACTAAGTATGCATCACGATCACATGTGGAGACCTCTTATCATATATAAAACCCTGTACTTAACCCTCCCCCACTGACTGGATCAGGATCCCCTGTAGTGTGGGctgtgatgtttttcttttaaggtttCATGGGCAACTCTCATGGGCAGCTAAGGCCAACAACCATTAGAACAGGGTACAAAAACTATCCTGGCATTTTTTATGCCACTCAAAAGTTGGGCAATTTCTCATAAATGCATAACTCTGAGAGTATTTCAACCGGTAGAGGAGTAAATTCTGGTATAGCCTACAGAATTTTCTAgtacgtttccccaaaaataagacctagccagacaactgggtcttattttactataagatggggtcttatattaatttttgctccaaaagacgcttagagctgattgtctgggtaggtctcattttcggggaaacggtataaGTGAAGTGATGGACTTAGAAGCTAAAATGTTAATGCAAACGCTGCAGTTAAAAAGCAGTGCAACTTTTTAGGGGGTACCAATCATATACAAATAaacacagcaggtcctcaaataatgtcatttcattataatgttgatgaggaaaacaaaaattgattctTGGCCAGGGCAACTATCTGTGTGTAATTTGCACGTTCTCTGCATGTCTGCGTGGGTTTTCCCTGGGTCCTCTAGtgtcctcccacatcccaaagatgtgcgtGTGAGCTGACTTGGCGTGTCTgaattgtcccagtctgagtgagtgtgggtgtgtgtgatgTCCCCTGAATGGAAGGATGTCCTTTCCAGGGAGGGTCCTGCCTTGTACCTTGTGCTGCTGGGAGAAGCTCTGGTCACCCCAGACCCTGAACTGGAGTAATCCGATTGGAAAATCATTATCTGATTTGTTTGTagtcatctttcttaaatgtatgtacagctcacatttatttcaatgctttatttagaagtttagtgatgtttttgtgaccagaaatatgtcTTAGGAACTTCACTCTTGTTTCTATTGATTAACGTAtggtaaaattagttttgttatAAGACATTTTCCTTAATATTACAGTTTCCAAAAACCTATTGACAATGTTAAGTGAAGACTTACTGTATTTAAATGTACCAGTCTGATCATGGTTTGGTCCATGGCCAAGAAGTAGGAAAGGCCTGCCGTTCAGTTCTCCAGAGGGATTTTGCAGGTTGCCAACAAAGTATGAGAAAATATAGCCCCTTATCATTTGGAGCAAACTAATAGAACACCTTTAATTAAATCTTGTTCTAAAATTTTGTAATATACTCATTTATCCACTAGGGGATAGACTGAGACCATTTAAAACTACAGCAATTCAGTtctaagaaaaacatgttttcaaattcATTGTACTCCACAGACTGTGATTTTAAAAGATCTTCATAGTTTCTAAAGTGAAACTTTAGaatatagattatattttatgCTAGAGAAAGCATACTGAATTGTAGTTTAAGGATATACAATATTACAACGGGctatctaaataaaaattaaataatttgtacaTACGAATCAGAGCCCTCAGAATCAGATTCATCATCACTGTGTCCTTCTGCCTTCCATCTCTTAAATCGATCTATCAGTTCAGTGAGATAAGAAgtcttctttgaattttttacaATGAATTTGTGTTTCAGAAGTTCTTTAGCTGTAGGACGCTAAGGAGAAAATGAAGTATGCATGAATGTTTCTAGACTGTGAGTGCAACGGGTGGtaagaaattatttcagtttttaaattgaaaagtaTAAAAGCATGTCTGTAGACAAAAGGACAACTAAAATGCTACAGGACAATagctaattctatttttaagggGCTCAAGGCAATCAAATTAATTTCACTGCTTTGGTACCAGTTTGTTAAAGCCTGATGGGCAAAAGGTGGCCTACCTACCAGCAAACTGGCCTtctaaaaagcagagaaacacaTGGgaggattttgaaaataaagtaaacattgaaaaacatttcaaaatagtgctttaaaatacttttattatatttattgtaaattGAAAAAATGGTGAAAACTAGTAAGGCTGTAATTTTGTTATTAGCTGAACACACTATATGATCCCAAGATTAATTCATACTGCATCTAAATACAAATACCAGGTGCTGTAGGGGATATTTCCCtcctattattttattcatatcaGATATTcattattaacttaaaaatagtaacattaaaCTTAGACAATTCTTATATCTTTCTAGTTGCTAGAAGTCATCAggcagctttattttattt contains:
- the FRMD7 gene encoding FERM domain-containing protein 7 — encoded protein: MLRLKVQFLDDSQKIFVVDQKSSGKALFNLSCSHLNLAEKEYFGLEFCSHSGNNVWLELLKPIAKQVKNPKEVVFKFMVKFFPVDPGHLREELTRYLFTLQIKKDLALGRLPCSDNCTALMVSHILQSELGDFHEETDRKHMAQTQYLLNQDRLERKIMHFHQKHIGMNPAESDILLLDIVRKLDMYGIRPHPASDGEGMQIHLAVAHMGVLVLRGNTKINTFNWAKIRKLSFKRKHFLIKLHASILVLCKDTLEFTMASRDACKAFWKTCVEYHAFFRLSEEPKSKPKTLLCSKGSSFRYSGRTQRQLLDYGEKGRLKSLPFERKHYPSQYRERQCRSSPDLLSDVSKQVEELRLAYGTGYYRNVNGVHASEPVLDSRTRNSAVVMMFTAELEHSKPEADPTSLYQSQSSSSFPFIYTDPVFNTDPDPDTDPRDYIEARSPLSSFQTSCKFADNHMGTSSGLTSKVSPARRLAYTDVPYIPCTGQQVDIMPPHVFFYVDKPPQVPRQSPIMSEERERPDNSLETTAVKPAKRSPRNIRMKSFQQDFQELQEAMARTSDRSNINEDLEEDPNLGDAFAHNIQEQTPKRSQSQSDMKTIRFPFGSEFRPLGPCPALSHKGDLFTYMFAEQEFSAVLMDQGAAEKHVASESSDSDSEILKPDYYSLYGKGMRSPMARIRLSSGSLQLDEQDENVSFNIPTAEDRTLLKPCNYFLASE